TATTCTCCTCCCAAAATTTATATATTCGCTCTTCTACTTTCCCAGGCGCATAAGCCTTTTCCATATCTATCATAATAATTTCCTGTACAATTTAAGCAAGAAACAGGCCCAACAGCCCATTCTCTTCTTTTTTCCGTATAAGCAAGATATTGTCTAATTTCTGTAAAAAAATTTCCCCAGTATTATTTATCTGTCCCTTAATAAAATGTCCACCGATGAGTGTGTGATCTTTAAGAGCCAGTGCGACATGAAGATGAATAATTGGATCTCCATCATTCTCCGTTGTGCTAATATTTCCCTGCAAAGAAACAAGTTCGACAGGATCTTTAATGCTCTTTGTAAGATATTCATTCCCATCCCAGTAACCTATCTCTACATCCCGCAACATACCTATCCCATTTAATATGATGCCAGATTCAATTTTATAGTTCTTGCACGTAGTTTTTATAGATTCCAATAAATCTTCTCCATCCTGTAATCTCACGCCAAGCATTACTTTACCTTCTTTTATAATCATGATACCTCCTAACTCCTTTACTTTATATTTATAATATTTTTTGCTTATTTATTATATGGATATATCATATGAAGTCAATTTAGGAACCAGATTAAATTACTATAGTAATGTTCTACAATGTTTTAACTTGTATTCTATAGGCTTTCAAAATACATAGGCTTGACTTGTATCAAAAGTTGAGTAAAATGTGATTGCATATGGACGGGCCCGTAGCTCAACGGCGGAGCAGTTGGCTCATAACCAATTGGTTCCTGGTTCGAATCCAGGCGGGCCCACCATTTAAACGGAGGTTTTAATGTATGTAAAAATGCTTTGGAATTTTGAACAAAAAGAAAAAAAGACAAAAAATAAAGAACGCCGCATTAAAGAAATTGAAACAGAAGTACAAATTTTAAACGAAATAAACAATATAGAAGAGAAAATAAAAGAAATTAAATCTGCAAAAAATGGGTTCCTCAAACGAAAAAAAGAGCTTAAAATAGAAGCAGAAGAAAACAAATCTCAATTAGAACACATTTCCTTATTGATAAAAGGAAATAAATTAAAAACAAGTAAAGAACTAAAAACAGCGAAAAAAACAGAAGAGTCGCTTGTTGTAAAACAAAATGAATTAAAAAAGAATTTAGAATTCATGACTGCCGAAATAAGCGAGAAAGACGGGCTCACTGAAGAACTTGGTAATAAAGTTAAAAAAATGAAAGAAACAATTGCACAGATGAAAAAAGAGCGAAAAAAACTTGAAAAAGAATTAAAATCGGAAGTAAAAATATTAGATAAAGAATTTGCAAAACTAAAAGAGGTAATTCCGCAAACTATTATTCAAAAATATAAAATGATAAAAGAAAATTATCCTGAAGAAACGATTACAACGACAGATCATGGATTCTGTAAAAATTGTGGAGTACAACTTCCCCTAGAAATATCAGAAGAATTAAGAAAGGGGAAAGGAGATAAAATTATTCAGTGCGAAGTATGCGGAAAGATTTTATACTATCCCGAAGAATTAAAATAAATCCCTAAGCAAGGAAGATGGTCGCAAGATGCATAATGCATCTTGAGGAAAGTCCGGACTTCATGGAGGTAAGGTGCCTGGAAAACCCAGGCAGGGGCGACCCTAGGGAAAGTGCCACAGAAAATAAACTGCTGAGAAATCAGTAAAGGTGAAAAGGTAGTGTAAGAGACTACCGCCATCTTCAGTAATGAAGAGGGGCATGGTAAACCCCACCTGAAGCAAGGCCAAATAGGATGGTAGGGTACCTCCACCAAAAACCATCGGGTTGGCTGCATAGATAAATGATCATCGCCTCTCTACTTGAGGGGACAGAATCCGGCTTATTCCTTGCTTAGGAATTTTTTTTAAATGTTAGATAATGTTATACTTATAACAATGATGAAAATATACCACACACCTGTTTTAATAAATGAAGTTATAGACCTTCTCGACATTAAGAAAGAAGACATTATCATGGATTGCACTGTAGGAGAAGGCGGACATAGCGAGAAAATTCTCTTACTCATCAATAAATTTGGACATTTATATGGCATAGACAGGGACAAAGAAGCTTTAGGTACAGCAAAAAAAAGATTATCTTTGATTAAAACCAATTTTACTCTTATACATGGCAATTTCGCCAATATATTAAATATTACAAAAGAGTATAACATCACCAGGATAAATAAAATAATTGTTGATCTAGGAATCTCTTCATTACAAATAGAAATAGAAGAAAGAGGGTTCAGTTTTAAAAGAGAAGGTCTTTTAGATATGAGGATGAATCGTGAGGAAAGAACAACAGCGCTAGAAATAATAAATAGCTTTCCTGAATATGAAATAGCAGATATAATATACAAATATGGAGAAGAACGGTTTTCAAGAAAAATAGCAAAAAAAATTGTAAATTACAGGAAATCGAAAATGATAAAAACAACAACAGAACTTTCAGAAATAATAAAAAAAGCGTACCCGCATAAATGGCAGAAAATCCACCCTGCTACCAGGACATTTCAAGCCCTAAGGATTGAAGTCAACAAAGAACTGGAAAATCTTGAAAAGTTTTTAGAAAACTTTTCACAAATCTTAGCTAAAGATGGACGAATTGCAATTATCTCGTACCACTCTCTAGAAGACAGGCTCATAAAAACATATTTCAAGCAGAACAAGAAGCTAGACATTCTTAACAAAAAAGTAATAAAACCGACATCGGAAGAAATATCTCGAAATCCTCGCTCAAGAAGTGCAAAACTAAGAGGGGCTGAAAAATTATGAAAAGATATTTATTACTTGTATTTATAGTTCTTTTACTTTTGGCATTATACGGGATAACTTACTTAAAAACAATCAGATTAGAGAAATTAAAAGAAACGCTTGGCACTCAAGTATCTGTTTTGCAGTCAAAAAATGAAGAGCTTAACGTAAAATTTCTCAACAAAAGTTCCCCGCTTGAAATTGATAAATTAGCACGCGCAAAATACGAGATGAAAGAGCCTGCCTCTTTTTATATAATAGAAATTAATGCTAATGGAAAATAAAGAAGAAAAATTCATTCAAAAACTATCTCTTTTATTCCTCATTATTGTACTTTTTTTTGGAATAATATTTGTAAAACATTTATTTATGGGAGTGATAAACAGAGAGGCATATGTTGCAGAAATTGGTTCGCAGCTTGATTTTGGCACCATATCAATTAAAGCAGAAAGAGGAGAAATCGTAGATAGAGTCAATACGCCTTTGGCTCTGAGCAAAGATACATGGGAATTGGATATAAACCCATCTGAGCTCAGCGAAAAAGATAAAAAATCTGGACTGAACAAGATATCTAAAATAGTGGGAATTGATGAAGAAAAATTTTATTTCCTTTTGCATAACCAATCTGTATATGTAAGAATCAGCACTTCACTTGATGATGAGCAAAAAAATGCAATTGAATCTCTAAATATAAAAAATGGTGTAGCAATTACGCCTACAAAAAAAAGGGTCTACCCATATAATTCGTTAGCGTCAAACCTCATTGGATTCATAGGAACAGATGAACAAGGCCTGAGCGGAATAGAATACAAATTTAACAATTATCTAAAAGGAATTGATGGAAGTCTGTATTTCCCGTCAAATTCAAGTAAGCCAATACTCCCAGGCTACTCCACATTTGCAATAGATCCCCAAAAAGGCAATACGGTGCAACTAACTATAGATATTAATATACAATACCAAATTGAAAAAAATCTCATAGAAACTATCCAGGAAACAAATGCAAAAAGTGGAGTTGTAATTGTACTGAATCCCCAAACAGGAGAAATCTTGGGCATGGCATCATATCCTAATTTTAATCCAAATAATCTTGCTGAAATAAACAATAACAATGTTATAAATAGAGCAATCCAGATAAATTATGAGCCTGGCTCTGTACTAAAGCCAATAATTGCTGCAGCAGCTTTAGAAGAAGAAACGCTCTATGCGGATGATAATTTTTATTGCAATGGATACCTAAACGTAAAGGATAGAGTCCTACGCTGCTGGCAAACTCACGGAGAAGAACACGGGTTAAACGAAATTATGAGAAATTCCTGTGATGTAGCCTTTATGGAAATAGGTCTCAATTTAGGAAAAACCAAATTATACAATTATCTAACAAAATTTGGGTTCGGCAAACCTACAAATATCGAACTGCCCGGGGAAGAAAAAGGAATTCTGACCGATGTAGAAAAGGTAGGAGAGGTAGAACTTGCAACAATGTCCTTTGGACAAGGTATAGCAGTAACGCCAATACAGTTAATCACAGCTTTTTCCGCAATCGCAAACAATGGAATAGAAATGAAACCTGCTATAATAAAAAAAATAACAGACCATGAAAACAATGTAATTTATAGTTTTTCTCCGACAGTAAAAAAAACGGTACTTTCACCAAAAGTTGCAAATGAAGTAATGACTGCTCTAAAAGAAGTAGTTAGCGACAAAGGTGTTCCTCAAGCAAAAATAGAAGGATATGCAATAGCAGGGAAAACAGGAACAGCACAAAAACCCTCTCAAGATGGCGGGTACTCGGATACTAAATTAATCTACAGTTTTTGTGGTATCGTGCCAGCAAATGATCCTGAGGTCGTAATTCTCACAATAATCGAAGAAACAGAAGAACCCAGTTATTCCCTTTATATAGCAGCACCACTCTTTCAAAAAATTGCATCTTTCATTATAAAATATTTGAGGATACCTCAATAATGAATGGAAAACAGATAAAAAATTTATTCCCTTCTTTGCGCGTATATGGAAACATAGATGTTCCCATTAAGAATATTCAAATTGATTCAAGAAAAATAAAAAAAGGAGATCTATTCGTTGCGATAAAAGGCATTAACGTCGATTCCCATGAAAAGATCAAAGAAGCAATCGCGAAAGGAGCTATTGGAATAGTAACTGAGAAAAGTATAAAACATTCATCTGATATACTAATTATTGAAACAGATAACTCTCGAAAAATCTACGCCCTCTTGTCCAATGCTTTCTTCGGATTTCCATCCCGGAAGCTAAAATTAGTAGGAATTACAGGGACAAGCGGTAAAACAACAACGTCCTATCTACTTTATAGGCTTTTCAATAATATTGGCATAAAATCCGGATTTATTGGCACAATAGGAGAGGGAATAGGTAATAAATTTGTCAGAAAAGATTCCTTTCCGCCTACTACACCCGATGCGTTTCCTCTGAATAGATTTCTATACAAAGCAGCAAAGGAAAATGTTAAATACGTCTTCATGGAAGTTTCTTCGTTTGCTATTCTGCACCATCGCATCGAAGGATTAACTTTTTATAATAAAATCCTCACTTTTCTAGGAGAAGACCATATAGATATTCATAAGAAGCTAGAAAATTATATTCAAACAAAAGTATCTTTTTTTGAAAACTATAAAGGAAAAATATTTTTAAACGCAGATACTCCTTTTTATGAAAAATTTAAAAAAATATCAATTAACCCTGTGCTCTTTGGGATAATAAACAAAGCAAACTACAAAGCTTTTGTAAGGAAAGTTGGAATAGAAGAAACCAAATTTGTCCTGCAGTACAACGATAAGAAAAAAGTGTCTTTTTCGCTCAATATGGGTGGTGAATTTAATCTTTATAATTTCCTTGCCGTTTCCGCCTTTGCAATCGAAGAAGGCATTAGTCTATCTAAGCTTCAAAAATTTGCAAAAGACATACCTACAATACCGGGAAGGATGAATATTATAAAATCAAAAAAAGGCATAATCATTGTTGATTTTGCACACAATCCTGCTGAAATAAAAAGAGTGCTATCATTTCTAAACAGCATCAAGAAGGGACATATTATTACAGTAATTGGCGCAGTTGGAGGATCAACTAAAAAGAAGAGCAGGGAAATAGGAAAAATAGCCTCGACTCTGAGCGATTTTGTTATTATAACCACAGATGACCCAAGAAGTGATGACCCGGAAAAAATTGCAAAAAATGTACAAAAGGGGGCAAACAACAACACGAAAATTATTTTAGACAGAAAAACGGCAATAAAAACGGCAATAAAAAAAATGCAAAATAATGAC
This genomic interval from Caldisericota bacterium contains the following:
- a CDS encoding DUF296 domain-containing protein, yielding MIIKEGKVMLGVRLQDGEDLLESIKTTCKNYKIESGIILNGIGMLRDVEIGYWDGNEYLTKSIKDPVELVSLQGNISTTENDGDPIIHLHVALALKDHTLIGGHFIKGQINNTGEIFLQKLDNILLIRKKEENGLLGLFLA
- the rsmH gene encoding 16S rRNA (cytosine(1402)-N(4))-methyltransferase RsmH gives rise to the protein MLDNVILITMMKIYHTPVLINEVIDLLDIKKEDIIMDCTVGEGGHSEKILLLINKFGHLYGIDRDKEALGTAKKRLSLIKTNFTLIHGNFANILNITKEYNITRINKIIVDLGISSLQIEIEERGFSFKREGLLDMRMNREERTTALEIINSFPEYEIADIIYKYGEERFSRKIAKKIVNYRKSKMIKTTTELSEIIKKAYPHKWQKIHPATRTFQALRIEVNKELENLEKFLENFSQILAKDGRIAIISYHSLEDRLIKTYFKQNKKLDILNKKVIKPTSEEISRNPRSRSAKLRGAEKL
- a CDS encoding penicillin-binding transpeptidase domain-containing protein; amino-acid sequence: MENKEEKFIQKLSLLFLIIVLFFGIIFVKHLFMGVINREAYVAEIGSQLDFGTISIKAERGEIVDRVNTPLALSKDTWELDINPSELSEKDKKSGLNKISKIVGIDEEKFYFLLHNQSVYVRISTSLDDEQKNAIESLNIKNGVAITPTKKRVYPYNSLASNLIGFIGTDEQGLSGIEYKFNNYLKGIDGSLYFPSNSSKPILPGYSTFAIDPQKGNTVQLTIDINIQYQIEKNLIETIQETNAKSGVVIVLNPQTGEILGMASYPNFNPNNLAEINNNNVINRAIQINYEPGSVLKPIIAAAALEEETLYADDNFYCNGYLNVKDRVLRCWQTHGEEHGLNEIMRNSCDVAFMEIGLNLGKTKLYNYLTKFGFGKPTNIELPGEEKGILTDVEKVGEVELATMSFGQGIAVTPIQLITAFSAIANNGIEMKPAIIKKITDHENNVIYSFSPTVKKTVLSPKVANEVMTALKEVVSDKGVPQAKIEGYAIAGKTGTAQKPSQDGGYSDTKLIYSFCGIVPANDPEVVILTIIEETEEPSYSLYIAAPLFQKIASFIIKYLRIPQ
- a CDS encoding UDP-N-acetylmuramoyl-L-alanyl-D-glutamate--2,6-diaminopimelate ligase; this encodes MNGKQIKNLFPSLRVYGNIDVPIKNIQIDSRKIKKGDLFVAIKGINVDSHEKIKEAIAKGAIGIVTEKSIKHSSDILIIETDNSRKIYALLSNAFFGFPSRKLKLVGITGTSGKTTTSYLLYRLFNNIGIKSGFIGTIGEGIGNKFVRKDSFPPTTPDAFPLNRFLYKAAKENVKYVFMEVSSFAILHHRIEGLTFYNKILTFLGEDHIDIHKKLENYIQTKVSFFENYKGKIFLNADTPFYEKFKKISINPVLFGIINKANYKAFVRKVGIEETKFVLQYNDKKKVSFSLNMGGEFNLYNFLAVSAFAIEEGISLSKLQKFAKDIPTIPGRMNIIKSKKGIIIVDFAHNPAEIKRVLSFLNSIKKGHIITVIGAVGGSTKKKSREIGKIASTLSDFVIITTDDPRSDDPEKIAKNVQKGANNNTKIILDRKTAIKTAIKKMQNNDIIALLGRGHENEMHYKNKTIYLNDSKYAKEVLNDNRN